ctttagatatataaaatactaatattaaataatttaataatatttaatttaataataattatatttagtaagcttattatagatattattttataagtagattttactttattagatttattatataaataaagaaggTGCTAgtatagcttattatttaatttaaatatattaaagtaataaaagtagataattaaaaaatataaaagtttaattataataaaattaggtagattctttattataattaaatattcttacttagctttaatactaatatagtatattttagtaaaactagtaaaaatcttattttttttattatctaaataaattattttagtagttCTAACtttaaattctttataataagtagggtaattattagtttaaataaagaatttaataaaataaatagagtaagtactaattttaaaaaaagtatatactaatttaatattttagtaaataagTTAATCTTAGGTACTAGATTTAGTAGAAGGCTATTTAGtaagataagtatttatttaattttataattaatatagattttaggaattattattaaagtttatattagtattaaagctaagtaagaatatttaattataataaagaatctacctaattttattattattagtttagtatattagatagGCAtagtcttatatttaataaaaataattttattaatatagtaaaaatatatttattaatatagtaaaaatatatttattaatatagtaaaaatatatttattaatatagtaaaaatatatttattaatatagtaaaaatatatttataagatattaatattatagtctaatagtatatagctgGTACTACTATCtaaaaaactaatataatagacagctatattactaattaatattattttattaactattataattactattataattactatagttattttactagaataataagttataagatttattatctttagatttatttttattactatttaaatcttaaatacaGCTAGtcttataattattatatttaatagtaagagtctactataaatattatttttaatttaaagtCTTAAGAAATATACTAAGTAGGATATCAGCCTTaagtttaaaaatatattattatagatttatatctaaataattctaaatagtagatatctagttaaattaattattaattttagtagtataatagtaatagataatatctttaataaatacttatataattttattaatataaatattaatatagatataatatataatatatagcttttaaaatatttagtaaagatttaatttaaattatttaagaagatatagaatctaattttttttaaagagtataatatatataataatcttttttaaaatattaaattaaaatataaactattagatagtagtactataaagatatatttaaaaattaatcttaataaaatctttacctttataaagaataatattatagatataattaataaaaatattaatattcttataatatatagtattatatatatactttataaaaatattattatatatattagactaaaaataactaatattatctatcttttatatactagtaatattaatagctttaaatataaagattatattaatattagtattactattaagattattattaaatagattattaatatttttattattaaaaaagtctttattattagaaaatctattactagtagtaggatagtaatataatctagaataatatttataatattaatataatttaagctctataatatagatattaataataacttaattattttatataataacttatatctattataatatatatataagattatatataataaatttaagaccttaatttatatttataaatagatttatagagttatctatatataaatttaagaaattaatatttctgctagagctagtatttaatattatataaatatttaatattattagattagtatttagtaagtttataaattaataataggcttatatatataataaatttaagaccttaatttatatttataaatagatttatagagttatctatatataaatttaagaaattaatatttctgctagagctagtatttaatattatataaatatttaatattattagattagtatttagtaagtttataaattaataataggcttacttttttatatatatttaagattaatagtatagataaGCTTTAAGTTTAgtactaaaattaataaaaaatataatagatagattaataagagatttaaattaaaaatatttaattagagTTATAGCTTTagctagattaaataatattaatttaaaaataagttaattaattatagttaagaAAAACTTagtaattcttaatttaaaaaaattaaataatagatacttttaaatatttaataaaaataatatttaatagacTTAAATAGAgtaaataatagataaaatatttaaaaaattaaataatttagagcttattaaaatagaagtagataatataaatatagttaaagatatactaaatttaatatcttaataaaactaatctttaagaataatagtcttagctttatctttattaataatagagaatatatataataatataataaataaagtatataagtaaatattaagaaaatatattagatttatattattagtttctagaatatctattaatctaATTTACTCTAAGTAATCAGGatgctaattataatatatatttttaataacataataaaatttattaatagtagtattaattaaaaaatagttaatttTCTAGAAAGTAggatattaataagtttttatagatataaatatagagatatatataataataaatttaataaaataaattaataaaatattaaattattagatataaagacttagtaagatcttataaaatatttataattaatatttaagtttaataagaTAGAGCTCTAggtttactagtattaaagtaAAGAAgagatttagaatataaaaaaaaaattaaaatataagtttttaataaataaaaaatatatttaataaagctaagaataaaattaatataaattaataagttagaagtagaattaaataaaaataaaataataaataaaataaaaatagagtaatatagtaatataaaatatattagaatattaaaaaatagtagaaaaGTATACAgaacttaaattttaatttatataataatttatttaaaaaaaacttaataaaattaataaaaaataattatttaagattctGATTAATAGACATGCtactagattataaaaattaaaattattaagaaagatactTAATTAAGTAAGGCAGACAgctatatagaaataataaatctagaataattaactaactattagctaagctgaattagtactagcGAAGCAAGGCgataataagtaataaaggCAAGCAGGCAGGCATTACCACAGATAATTGCCACATTACTCTGCCTATTTATAGAGttttttaagaaataatattttaaagttttattattattataaagagaCTTTAGTAGTCTCTAaactagtttataataatatttataaagatttagattttttataatattattttacagcttataaatctaattaagtattaaatattattattcctaataaattaaatataaagttaagtattaaaattataagatctttagtctttaggattattataaataatataaaagactataatatacttaaataaaaaaaataaaaagatataagatttagattttaagaatttagaataattaatagattaatactaaagctctaatattatattctttataaagtaaagagattttcttataaattaagtcACCTTCCAGCATACTCAGCTCTACCTCTTGCAAATACCCAGGTACTCTTGCGGAGGGTCTTATATGAatcatcttcaactacttTAACAATCCTACAgatttatactatatagatactaagatctaaaaattaaaataactaatattgattttaaattaaagaatagcTAAAGAAAgagatttatttaatttaacttaattaatattattaataatatctaaaatttTACTAGAAATTAAAATAGCTATTAAAGCTTTTTCTTTatgaaataaaaaaggaTTTCTcattattttaaaaaattatagataggatttaattaaaatagaatataaataataaagatttagaataataaattaactttaagtataataaaaataaaataattaataataataaaaattaaaaaaaagaaaataaataaatcttaaaaaataagaaagtaaaaaataaagataaataaataataaataatatagtaatattaatataaattaaattttttaattataataatatattttaattttttttactagcttattattataaaaaattatactttttaaaTCTGCTAGTTTACTATTTCATAatccttttatttttcttacTTTTTCTTTAAATTCTTTCTAAATAGAATAagtatttttaattaaaattctcttttataaaatatattattttaaatctagtcttaattcttttatactaaatattttttattaaagtttttaaaaatttaattctattctatttttttaatttcttaaataatattaagactactagtaattattaatatattaaaaatctatattttaaaattataaaataattaaattttagtatcttatctatttatttattttttataagttaattaatactaataaactttttttttaaatattttaaaattattaaaaagtcTTTTAAACTATTAAGTAAAGtgatactaatataaataattaaattataaattatttaaataaataattaattaaataaaaaagaatataattctctataattctttataataataaataataatattggagcttttaatatataattaataatattaatatttagtagttTTACTATTAGTTAaaattactattaatattttaatagtatctatatagagGCCTAAATAGCTAGtagatttaaaaaataataatattagaaattagTCTTTAGGCTGTACTTCAGCActttaataactttaatatttacCGACCTCGGGTTGTTATCACACTAGAGATACCTCAGCAGCAGTCTGCAGGGGTTATATGGTAGGCATCACGTGgcgcggccttggcggtCGTGAcaataatgcaaatagaaagacggcctatagccgctagtggtttttatggttGAACAGTATTTCAGTATACTTTAGTATTTTGatagctttaatatttactGACCTCGGGATGTTATCACATTACCAATTGATCAAGATTACTGTCTTGTGACACTGATCCTCCACCTAATCAATCCCTTTTCTTTATACCGTGACACTTGCGAcataatattagtattacaGACTTAcaaactaataataataattcatCTACAAATTCTTAAATACCTGATAATAAGCTgatttaaattataaagattagaAAAATCcaaatcttaaatattaatataattatctaaagTTTGTATACCCCAGCCCGGCCCAACGACATCATTAACCATTTAACCACAGAATCGAAGCACATGTGAAATTGAAGCTAGGGCATCATTATTGTACCTTCTTTGGGATGTTTCCTGCCCTGTGCTCCCTTCTACGCTTGATAGCCTCCGGGCTATATTCCGTGTTCAAGACGTAGTCCCACCACCTGAAGCTACTCGAGTAGTTCCCAACAAACTTTTCGTGATGGAGATCATGATGATCCGCACCAGCCCAAAAGGGTAGGAAATGGTGCAGACTCCATGGAAATTCATATCCACTGTGTGAATCGATTGCCTGGAATAGTCGAAGTACAATCCAAACGTACATCGTGAAGATGTGCAGATCCCCGGTGGCTGCGCACCACAGGATTGGGCACCCGACTGTACCGAATCCAAGAATCATGACTTCAATGGGTGATGCATACTCGGCGGCCATACCGAACGGAGCAGAATACTGATGATGGATCTTGTGAATAGCCTTATAAAGCGGACCCCAGTGCAGAGCACGGTGAGAGAAATAATGCCATGTGTCTTCCATGACGAAAAAGATCGCGATCTGGTATGCCATGGTCCAGATTGAAGGGAATGGAACAGACGTAGAAAGGCCGAAGAATTGGGCCATTGGATGGAACAGCCTTAACGAAATTCTATCGTATTAGAAAAAAACTCGATTGTGAGTGGACTCGCAGAGGTGACTGACCAAATTTGCGGCAATTCCACCGTGAAATGGCTCAGAAGGACGAATTTGGCACAGTCCCACTGTTCCCGTAAAGAGGGAATCTTGCTCTGACCGAATGAGTACAAACAATCATATCATGACCGATGGGATAATGGCTTACGCTTTGGATTTTGTAGTTCTTGAAGAACCCAAGCGTATCAATCAGGATCCAAGGTAGAGACCGCCCAAAATAGACCAGTTCGTGCATGACGAAGGACATGATACCGGTCGCTAGGACATCGTTTTGCATCCAGGCGTACCAAGCAGCCCAAAGGCGCTCGGCAACATTCAGTTGAGAACTATGCCCGGcgatattattatagtaatcCCAGTAGGTTCCCGGGGTGGTTGTCGAAAAAGTCGAATTCCTATTTTGATTAGCCTCGCGGGATCTCGACAACTGGCGGGAACGGAAAATTCTCTCGGTTTAAGGCCACTTACATGGAATCCATGGTGCAATGATATCCCCTTATTCCCCAGTGTGGATGACACGAAACTTCTGGAAGTTGTCAAATATGCTGTTCAAAATTTACCTGTGTGAAGTCAAAGTAGGCCAAAGAAAATAGGAATTGTGCTATGGGGAATGTTTTTTTTCCTCTCGTGTGTTCCGGGGGAGTATTTTAGGGAAGTTAACAGAAATAACTTCTCCTGGCACCGCGTGATTTTTGCGACCTGGGTTCCGAGTGGCGCGACCAGGCACGGTCGGTCTGAACAATTCCCCCGTGGAGCCTCTGGCACCACCGCCTAGCCGATCAAGGCCGACAATTGTTCCCCACCTGGATGCACCGAATTCCCTTCCGCCCATCTTTTTATTCGCTTCGAGATTGGAAGTGTATCTGCCGCGCAGACACGAGGCagcttcttccatctcattgGAGTACTGTAGGAAATCATGTAGACGGCTCAAGCTATTCTTTGGACTACAATTACAATGAACTCGGAAGTGAGGAGATGGGTCTGGTTTCGTCCACCATTTCTTCCTGGACCGAGGCCTTCGTTGCAGTTATTCGCTCGCGGCTTTGTGGACTCGCTTGATCGCTTCTCACCTCTGTTCAGAAAGGATCAACTTATACACACGCTATCCACTATTCCAGTACAGCGTTTTCGCAGCAGTCTCCAAactgggaggaggttgaacCCTGGAAAGTGGAAAGGCTTGGTTGAGAACAACTTGGCGACCACTCGAGACTCCTGTTAGTCTATTTAGCCAACTGGGAGACGAATATTATTACTCAGGGAGGTCTGGATAATGcataaattatttattattgtGATTTTCAACTACTTTTGTGCAGTCTGCAGAGTATATGTCTACAGTGTACAAGATCAATTGAGATTTAACTATTTAGAACTAGCTATGTTGGATCAAATCAACCACGGTACAAGCTGAGCAAATTGTGCTGGGTGGTCATCGGTCTTCCTTTCTAATACAGTAACTAGTTATGCTCAGTTTTAGCTTAGTCACCCTTAATTGCAAGTAACTAGTTGGTTAGCTATCTATATtaagttaactagttaagTTAGTTAGCTGACTACTACTAGTGTTActaggtatttatatattcctTAGTAAATGTGCCTACAGAGTAGTTAGTGAGTTAATCAACTCTAGACTGTTGTTAACTGCTTCACACTCTTGAGCAGGCAGTGCTTATAGGAAATAAACAGAAGATAGAGTATATATCTTTAACTCTGAGGCCTTTATGAAGTTTCCACGGAACCACTGTAGTTTCCATTATACCTTAGTAGTACATCCACTCCTTGCCAAGTGCCGAGGCTCTACAACCCTGAATACGGTGTAGATACATTATGACAGCCCCACCTAACATTCCATCCACTAATCGAGTATTGACCGTGATGTCATGGCAACAACTGCAGCCATGATACGATACATAACTACATGCCACATGggattctagtatattttgATGGAACAAGTCAACAATATCTAGCAGATTTACTCCATATACAGCCCCTCTGGACGGAGACAATGTCAGCCTTTCAAAGGCAAGTTGAGAAATGCCAACCTAGGAAGGATACAAATGTGAAACTGATACATCTAGTGCTTTGCAGTAAATTCTCCAGTCTTGAGGCGCAACTAGGAGAATTCCACCAGCGAATCGATGACAGTCTCGACACCCGTGACCCCAATGGGCGAAATAACTATCCTATTGAGCACTTCAATGCACTCAGAAACATCATTTTCCAGCTCTCCGTCGACTCGAAAAACAACGGTACCCTACAGAGCGATAACATCGTGAAGGTGATCTCCAAGTCTTGCGACTGTCTTCGCGCATCCCTGGATGTAACCTCGGAATCGGATGTCTTGAGCTGTCAGCTGTTGAACCTCTCGTGGCTAGTGAGCGCGAAAGCGTCCATACAGACACTTGCTGCGGCATTAAAGGTTTTTTCTGATAACGTTCACCTTCTCAACGAAGAAGTACAATACTGGGAGGACGTTTTAGAGTCTAAGTGGGGCTTAGGTCTTTTCACCCTCCAGACATTCCCTCTTAAGATATGGCGAAGAAACATGGAACCTGGACGCAATGACAACAGAAGTGTAGCCTCCAAGCATGTCGCGGAGCATATTGCTACTGAGGCAGGACCTAGCTCCAGTTTATGGTTTCAGTTCTATGACTCGGCCCAACGATGCACTTCTTCACGACTTCGATCCTTCCAAGTTGGGTTATTTTCGTCTTTAAATGAATCGAAGTTAGAGATACAACGGAAAAAGAGGACATTAAAAGCAATGAGAGACTTTAACGCAAGCTCGGTCGGGCTTCTTATCGAAGAGTGTCTATCATTCGGAGAGGGTATTCAGAAAGCTGGTAGTATCGATGGATTTACGGGCGACTCTACGGACGGCTCTATCAATAGCGATTTGTCCCAGTCAGTGCGGACCAGTGTCGGTATTTTGAAATCTCTTCTGCAGGCTGGGAACGAGGATAGAATGTGCGAACATGCGAATAAACTTTTTGGGGTTGGTGACGAGCCATCTGGCTGGAAAAACTACAACGCTGGAATCAACATCGATGCACAAGCCATCCTTCATGAACTAATCTACATTCTTACGGATCTTCTTCCTATGTATAAGCAAGTCTCAACACGGTGTGTCGTTGAACTTGGACGCCCGTCAGCCGCAGTCCGGTATTGGCTGCCAATATCGTTCGCACTGGTTTCAATCACTACGTCGTTGAAAATCGCGAGCGACGTCGGCCCTGTTTTGGTTGAATCGATTTCGAACTTTGGGGCCACCACACTTGACTTCTGGAGGAACTGGGTTGTGAGCCCGACATGGAAACTTATTCGGACCATACGACATGATGAAAAGAGCGATATCGCTTTGATGAGCAAGAGCAGTTTGGAAGCGGATCGAGCAAGTCTTGAAAGAATGGTGGTTGATTTTGTACTTGATCGTGGTGAGCACAGCAACCCTGCTGAGCCAACAGATTTTATTGCGGACAAAGTCAGGGAAGGAGACTTGACGCCAGTGCTGAGAGCCTACGAGAAGGACTTGCGGAGTCCTTTTGTGGGCACTATTCGGGGGGATCTAGTCCGCGCTCTCTTGATTCAGATCCAGAAAACTAAAGTAGATGTTGAGGTAGCTATGAGTGGCATCGACGCCTTACTCAAAAGCCAGGAGCTTGTTTTCGGGTATGCACCCCTCCCCGCTCTTTCCCGTTCTCAAGTACCAGATAGTCGGGGCTGATGTACTGTAGCTTTGTTGGCCTGACCCCCGGACTACTTATATCGTATGCTTCAATACGTTGGCTTTTTGGATTTCTTGGAAGTCGGAGAGGCTTCAGATTAGGCAGAAAGCAGGACGACTTACGATATGCTTTGCGGTAAGGCACAGCCTGTCCGTCCGTGAGAATCAGCTGACATACCCCCAAGGAAACTCCATCGAATACTTTCAACGTCTAGTCCCACGGCAGGCGGGCGTCTCAGGTATAGAGACCACGGCTTGCTACTATGCAATGTTGAAACTCTCCTTAGTAAAGCCCAGGTTATGCTTAAAGGAGCGAATCTTCGTGCATTCAAGGAGGACACTAGTGACCTGATTAATGAGAATCGAAGCCACAGACAGCTCCAGGTAGTTGAAAGGATGGCTTGGACCTACTCGAAGTGGACTTAGGGATGATCAATATGCTTCTACTTTCCCACTTTTTGGTATTTGGGATGCTACGCCCACCCTGAAGATGcactgatatatataatagtccTTATAAAGTAGGAATGTTATATCTGTATTATATTCGCAGCGTGATGGTATACATGTATGCGCGCGCAGTGCTTTCATTTAGCTAATGGGCTCTTGTAGCATGCCTGGTTAAGCATGAGAATTGTGTGAATTGAAGATGATTCTGGAGGTTAAGGATGCTTAAGATAAAGTGGAAAATCTTGGCTGATGAACACTACTCCTGCTACTACCTACTTAGTAGACACTTTAATCTTGGGCCGCTTTTCGCAGTAGCTTACCTCCATAGTACTTTTACGTAGTGCTCAGCAGTTCGAATGGGGCAATTTTTCATTGGACCTAAACAATCGAGTTTGTAGGTAGTGTCTTGAGCCTCACTGCAAAgaaactaatattaattgtTATTGTTGGCTAGTACTTTTCTACGACGCAATTTGTACGGAGTAGGTACCCAGCCGGCTACATGGGAAAAACCCCTTCTCGGGACGAGGACTTTCATTATGGGGGAAGGAACAatctattatctaataataactagAGAGGTGAGTATTCGTTGTTACGGAAACTATACCCAATCTAGAGTACGAGGCACCGTATTACGGAGTACCACTGCCATCCCTAGCAACACACCTCACCAACAATACATTTTCCACAGGCACACATATATCAACAGACCTTTTCATCAAAAAGAGAGACATTAGGAGTgtctttataaaatatacttgGGATCTGCTTACGATTTGTGTCTTGAAAATTTGGAATCCTAAGTACACTCGACACTTGTTGCCTTAACCCTCAAGCTGTCCCTCCTGGCGCCTTCACTATCTCGCATATCTCGGCCAAGTCCATCCCCGCCGTGGGCAGCAACGATATTTCAGTTCCGCGGGAGTTACGAGTGGATTAATTGCAACGCGACTATCTGCACAAAACACAAAAGCTCAAGCATCGATAGGAACTCGAGATAAGCGGGAAAGGAGGGGAAGTCTCTCAATTTCAGTGCGCGCATTCgtcagcatcagcaaggCATCCACCAGACCTAGAATTTTGTGCTTCCCATACGGATCACCCGAAGAGATTTTCCCACGATGGCCGGCACTAGAAACTATGACTTCCTGGTAAGTGCTGTTGAATCGCTATAAAGACCTATACTCAGACCATCTTGCCGCAGATCAAATTACTACTGATCGGGGACTCTGGAGTTGGAAAATCGTGTTGCCTTCTGCGTTTCAGCGAGGATTCATTCACGCCGTCGTTCATCACTACTATCGGTATTGACTTCAAAATTCGCACCATTGAACTAGATGGAAAACGGGTAAAACTCCAAATATGGGATACGGCCGGGCAGGAGCGCTTCAGAACAATCACAACAGCTTACTACAGAGGAGCAATGGGAATCCTCCTTGTCTATGATGTCACCGATGAACGTTCATTCCAGAGTAAGCGTTAGCCCGGGCTGTGTTTCCTTGCATACTGGTCGCTAATTCTACCCAATTCCATAGACATCCGTACATGGTTCTCAAATGTCGAGCAACATGCTAGTGAGGGTGTGCATAAGATTCTTATTGGAAATAAATGCGACTGGGAAGAGAAACGGGCCGTGACAACGGAGCAGGGCCAGCAGCTTGCGGACGAATTGGGGATACCTTTCCTTGAGGTCTcagccaagaacaacatcaacatcgaGAACGCATTTTACAACCTTGCATCCGACATCAAAAAGGGAATGGATACTTCAAAATCCGAACAAACTGGCCCACAAGGTGTTAGCATAGACAACCAAAGCTCGGCTTTGAGCAGCAACAGTGGTGGAAAATGCTGCTGAATGGCTTGCCGTGTGCTTGTACCCTCTCCGTTCCCTGGTATTTCTGGAGCGGCTTCCATGCCAACTCAGACGGTCCTGCCAGCCGCAAACTGCGCCGTGGCGTGTGACAGTCTTGGTTTCACACTCACACTTTGTTGTTTGGACCTATTATATGTGTATATCTATAATTGTCCGAGGATTACCATTTTTGTTCCATTACTCTGAAATTTTGTGGCGGCGTTAATTTGATATATCATGATTTACATACGGAACAGGCAGTTTTATGTGATGGTGTCTCCTACCACTACTAATAAATACGATGCAGGTATCTCCTGTATGTGTCCAGCTGAATTCTCCGGTATACATTGTATATGCAGGGTTGGATTTGAATTGCATGAAAGGATTATGTGCAAGGTCCTTTCAATGAGGGTCTGTGCAAAGAAAGCGTGGGTTAATACTGTGTGAAGTGGTAGTGAGCTAGTTGTATCAGTTCAAGTAGCTGACTGTTGCGGATTGTCGAGTACTTTAGTAACAGGAAAAGTAGTATATTTAGGATAGCTTTGAATAGGAATCGATGGTTAAAAGACCTTCggtaactaactagttagttaatgGTGGTTGTTGACAAATACTACGAATAAAGCAGGTAGAATAGTATGGCCCTTTCGCTCCTTTTATAGCAGCACTCTATTTAGTTTTGACCGCGGCCTGAATATTGAGCTCTCGTGTAGTGGGATAGCGACTGCCCACGGGTATCTCTAGAGCCCCGAGACCGCCTAGCTGAGCGGAGGTGTTCGGTACGTGGTTAATTTCAGAAATCTCGCAGGGGTTTTGGATTGGATCACTAGACTAAAATAGGACTAGTGAAACTGGACCGGTCACCTTATCCATGAATGATAAAAAAATTTCCCCGCCGTACAAGCTCATGCCTTCCTTCCCTCTAAACAAGGATTAGCACATTTTGGTCAAGGGAAGGACTGAgagtaaaagaaaaggtcAGATGAAATTTCATTCCCACCGGACTTGTCTCTGATCGACGGATATCTAGCTCGCATTAGCCTATTGAAGAAGCAGTTGTGGCGCATGGCCCGTCTTTCCCACCGATAAGCTGTATGTACTTGGATGTTATGCATTCCGAAGAACTTCTAGAGCGGAAAAGTCTTCACTGGGAATACCACAGGTCTTCGCGCAACAGCCTTCTAAAGACATGACTACAGATTACTAAACAAGGGGTGTTCCCTGCTCTATATACCCAGCAAAGTGCGCAAGACTTTTTATTCACCTTGAACGAACATCGTATGCGCATCTGCAATATGCCAGAGAACCGCGATTTTACCGTACGACCGCTACCGAAGCAAGTTAGAAACGACCATCGGGATGCATTTCGAGTATATTTGTCCACTACATCTTTGGCGAGTCTTAAACTGAAGGCCGGCGACGTCTGCCGCCTACTGCTTCCCGGCGGGTCATCCAAGCAGGCCATAGCATGGAATTCGGCCGAAAGCATCGGGAAATCG
This is a stretch of genomic DNA from Aspergillus puulaauensis MK2 DNA, chromosome 8, nearly complete sequence. It encodes these proteins:
- the ERG25_3 gene encoding sterol desaturase family protein (COG:I;~EggNog:ENOG410PGFD;~InterPro:IPR006694;~PFAM:PF04116;~go_function: GO:0005506 - iron ion binding [Evidence IEA];~go_function: GO:0016491 - oxidoreductase activity [Evidence IEA];~go_process: GO:0008610 - lipid biosynthetic process [Evidence IEA];~go_process: GO:0055114 - oxidation-reduction process [Evidence IEA]); the encoded protein is MDSMNSTFSTTTPGTYWDYYNNIAGHSSQLNVAERLWAAWYAWMQNDVLATGIMSFVMHELVYFGRSLPWILIDTLGFFKNYKIQSSKIPSLREQWDCAKFVLLSHFTVELPQIWLFHPMAQFFGLSTSVPFPSIWTMAYQIAIFFVMEDTWHYFSHRALHWGPLYKAIHKIHHQYSAPFGMAAEYASPIEVMILGFGTVGCPILWCAATGDLHIFTMYVWIVLRLFQAIDSHSGYEFPWSLHHFLPFWAGADHHDLHHEKFVGNYSSSFRWWDYVLNTEYSPEAIKRRREHRAGNIPKKVQ
- the NCA2 gene encoding NCA2 family protein (BUSCO:EOG09260VCG;~COG:S;~EggNog:ENOG410PGGZ;~InterPro:IPR013946;~PFAM:PF08637;~TransMembrane:1 (o560-582i)), translated to MPHGILVYFDGTSQQYLADLLHIQPLWTETMSAFQSKFSSLEAQLGEFHQRIDDSLDTRDPNGRNNYPIEHFNALRNIIFQLSVDSKNNGTLQSDNIVKVISKSCDCLRASLDVTSESDVLSCQLLNLSWLVSAKASIQTLAAALKVFSDNVHLLNEEVQYWEDVLESKWGLGLFTLQTFPLKIWRRNMEPGRNDNRSVASKHVAEHIATEAGPSSSLWFQFYDSAQRCTSSRLRSFQVGLFSSLNESKLEIQRKKRTLKAMRDFNASSVGLLIEECLSFGEGIQKAGSIDGFTGDSTDGSINSDLSQSVRTSVGILKSLLQAGNEDRMCEHANKLFGVGDEPSGWKNYNAGINIDAQAILHELIYILTDLLPMYKQVSTRCVVELGRPSAAVRYWLPISFALVSITTSLKIASDVGPVLVESISNFGATTLDFWRNWVVSPTWKLIRTIRHDEKSDIALMSKSSLEADRASLERMVVDFVLDRGEHSNPAEPTDFIADKVREGDLTPVLRAYEKDLRSPFVGTIRGDLVRALLIQIQKTKVDVEVAMSGIDALLKSQELVFGFVGLTPGLLISYASIRWLFGFLGSRRGFRLGRKQDDLRYALRKLHRILSTSSPTAGGRLRYRDHGLLLCNVETLLSKAQVMLKGANLRAFKEDTSDLINENRSHRQLQVVERMAWTYSKWT
- the srgA gene encoding Rab family GTPase srgA (COG:U;~EggNog:ENOG410PFGW;~InterPro:IPR005225,IPR001806,IPR027417;~PFAM:PF00025,PF08477,PF00071;~go_function: GO:0003924 - GTPase activity [Evidence IEA];~go_function: GO:0005525 - GTP binding [Evidence IEA]), with amino-acid sequence MAGTRNYDFLIKLLLIGDSGVGKSCCLLRFSEDSFTPSFITTIGIDFKIRTIELDGKRVKLQIWDTAGQERFRTITTAYYRGAMGILLVYDVTDERSFQNIRTWFSNVEQHASEGVHKILIGNKCDWEEKRAVTTEQGQQLADELGIPFLEVSAKNNINIENAFYNLASDIKKGMDTSKSEQTGPQGVSIDNQSSALSSNSGGKCC